In Flavobacteriales bacterium TMED191, the genomic window TTCCCGACCCCAGAACAGGTAGATATGTTCAGTTCGGGTTAGCTAAAGGTTCTTCTGATCTTATCGGTTTTAAGAAAATTAAAATTACACAAGATATGATCGGTCAAGAAATTGCACAGTTTGTTTCAATTGAAATTAAAACAGAAAAAGGTAGACTTACACCACAACAAAAAAATTGGCTTGACTTCATTAGTAAATCTGGGGGGATTACAGGAGTTGCTAGAAGTATTAAAGATGTATTTAACATCCTTTCCCTCAAACAAAATTAATACCACCACAAAATTAAATGTCCGATCTTAAGTTAGACCGCAATCAATGGCGAACTTTTCTAAAAATTCTTGGCAAAGATAAAAATACAGTAAGACTACGTTCTTTTTATCCAAAAGGTCATCCTTTAAAAAATACTGATCATGGTAAGAAATCTAATGCCAATATTGAATGGATCACTAAATGCCAATCTGAAG contains:
- a CDS encoding VRR-NUC domain-containing protein — its product is MQPYPCKGLYNWSVSNNETLLQQEIRLAIGKIPTLRLFRNQVGQLPDPRTGRYVQFGLAKGSSDLIGFKKIKITQDMIGQEIAQFVSIEIKTEKGRLTPQQKNWLDFISKSGGITGVARSIKDVFNILSLKQN